A portion of the Lathamus discolor isolate bLatDis1 chromosome 5, bLatDis1.hap1, whole genome shotgun sequence genome contains these proteins:
- the FAM89A gene encoding protein FAM89A: MSGPGLLGPGGGAGLPPLPKSLSGLLNSSSSGGGGQGGRWRDLERLYAQKSRIQDELSGGGRGSPRPPKPPNLDAALALLRKEMVGLRQLDMSLLCQLYSLYESIQEYKGACQADSNADCTYAMENGFFDEEEEYF; this comes from the exons ATGAGCGGGCCGGGGCTGCTGGGGCCCGGTGGCGGCGCGGGGTTGCCGCCGCTGCCCAAGAGCCTGAGCGGGCTGCtgaactcctcctcctccggcggcggcggccaGGGCGGGCGCTGGCGGGACCTGGAGCGGCTCTACGCGCAGAAGTCCCGCATCCAGGACGAGCTGAGCGGCGGTGGCCGGGGCTCCCCGCGGCCCCCCAAGCCTCCCAACCTGGACGCGGCGCTGGCCCTGCTCCGCAAGGAGATG GTTGGCCTTCGGCAGCTAGATATGTCATTGCTGTGTCAGCTGTACTCCCTGTATGAATCCATTCAAGAATACAAAGGTGCCTGCCAAGCTGACTCTAACGCAGACTGCACGTACGCTATGGAAAATGGTTTTTTTGATGAAGAAGAGGAATACTTTTAG